The following proteins are co-located in the Flectobacillus major DSM 103 genome:
- a CDS encoding alpha/beta hydrolase-fold protein: MKKAVFLFLLSFSFLTKAQQFSVTFSEKLSKTALDGRLMLFIADNNKREPRKQISDDSDSQLMFGINVDNWKPNQVQIIDSKAFGYPIASIKQIPDGVYFAQVLLHKYETFHRADGHTLKLPMDRGEGQQFNEAPGNIYSVPVKITIKKASNQSIKLQIDQEIPAIPAPKDTKYIKHIKMKSELLSKFWGRDIYLGANILIPEGFDTHPEARYPLAISHGHFPADFDGFSENPPPADIKTDDYSARFKIYGYNKIVKEEAYNFYKQWTSKDFPRMLIIEIQHANQFYDDSYAVNSANIGPYGDAITYELIPYIEKQFRGIGQGWARFLYGGSTGGWESLAAQIFYPDEYNGCFAACPDPISFEAYTSIDLYKFSNAYYYDSPWKKTAIPGKRDYLGTVKCTVEDMNRHELAIGDKTRSGGQWDIWEAVYSPVGADGYPQRIFDKTTGVIDKKVAEYWKEHFDLLHILKRDWATLGAKLQGKIHIYCGDMDNYYLNNAVYLMEDFLKNTKNPSYNGEVTYGDRAEHCWNGDPNQPNYISRLRYNTMYIPKILKRIEQSAPQGADLTSWKY, encoded by the coding sequence ATGAAAAAAGCTGTATTCCTTTTCTTACTCTCCTTTTCTTTTCTGACAAAAGCCCAACAGTTTTCGGTAACATTTAGCGAAAAACTTAGTAAAACGGCCTTAGATGGCCGACTAATGCTATTTATTGCCGATAACAATAAAAGAGAACCTCGCAAACAAATTAGCGATGATTCCGATTCTCAGTTAATGTTTGGTATAAATGTCGATAATTGGAAGCCTAACCAGGTTCAAATTATCGATAGCAAAGCGTTTGGGTATCCTATTGCTAGTATCAAGCAAATACCCGATGGGGTATATTTTGCCCAAGTACTTTTGCATAAATATGAAACCTTTCATAGAGCCGATGGGCATACGCTCAAGCTACCAATGGATAGAGGAGAAGGTCAGCAGTTTAATGAAGCTCCTGGCAATATCTACAGTGTTCCTGTCAAAATAACCATTAAAAAAGCTAGTAATCAGTCTATTAAGTTACAAATAGACCAAGAAATACCCGCAATTCCTGCTCCCAAAGACACCAAATACATTAAGCATATCAAAATGAAAAGTGAGTTGTTGAGCAAATTTTGGGGAAGAGACATCTATTTAGGAGCTAATATACTTATTCCAGAAGGCTTTGATACTCATCCCGAAGCTCGGTATCCTTTGGCAATTTCTCATGGGCACTTTCCAGCCGATTTTGATGGCTTCAGCGAAAATCCTCCTCCAGCCGATATAAAAACTGATGATTATTCGGCTCGTTTCAAAATCTATGGCTATAACAAAATTGTAAAAGAAGAAGCGTATAATTTCTACAAACAGTGGACAAGTAAAGATTTTCCAAGAATGTTAATCATAGAAATTCAGCACGCCAACCAATTTTATGATGATTCTTATGCTGTTAATTCGGCCAATATTGGCCCTTATGGCGATGCCATTACTTACGAACTGATTCCATATATCGAAAAACAGTTTAGAGGAATAGGACAAGGCTGGGCAAGATTTTTGTACGGTGGCTCAACAGGCGGTTGGGAATCGCTGGCGGCACAAATCTTTTATCCTGACGAATATAATGGGTGCTTTGCGGCTTGTCCCGACCCAATTTCCTTTGAAGCTTATACGTCAATAGATTTGTACAAATTCTCGAATGCTTATTATTACGACAGCCCTTGGAAAAAAACGGCTATTCCTGGAAAAAGAGATTATCTGGGTACTGTAAAGTGTACCGTAGAAGATATGAACCGCCACGAATTGGCCATTGGCGACAAAACTCGCTCAGGGGGGCAATGGGACATCTGGGAGGCAGTTTATTCGCCCGTAGGTGCTGACGGCTATCCACAACGAATTTTTGATAAAACTACAGGCGTAATTGATAAAAAAGTAGCTGAATATTGGAAAGAGCATTTTGATTTATTACATATTCTGAAAAGAGACTGGGCTACATTGGGAGCCAAACTACAAGGCAAAATTCATATTTATTGTGGCGATATGGACAATTATTACCTCAACAATGCCGTATATTTGATGGAAGATTTTTTGAAAAATACCAAAAATCCAAGCTATAATGGCGAGGTAACTTACGGCGACCGTGCAGAACACTGCTGGAATGGCGACCCTAATCAGCCCAATTACATATCAAGACTAAGATATAATACCATGTATATTCCCAAAATCTTGAAACGAATAGAGCAGTCGGCTCCCCAAGGTGCCGACCTAACTAGCTGGAAATATTAA
- a CDS encoding 3-keto-disaccharide hydrolase — MKTFQLYVILCFISLNSFCQTPIANSSNSSIALFNGKNLDGWYQVIEKNGIEQRLFKAENGVIHAYATQTENTLQPFGAIITEKEYENYTLTLEYKWGEKKFRPRENAVRDAGIIFHEHGEDVIWPAGIECQIQEGDTGDLWIVKSRASSTIDPMHKNFNKDGLLGTFGTLESQYNRLPRSFCWEKAGWNKVVLVVKGDFAQFYINDQLVNEAIAMKKWDENQKKWIPLTKGKILLQAEGSEVFYRNITLQPLVKE; from the coding sequence ATGAAAACCTTCCAATTGTATGTTATCTTATGTTTCATTAGTTTGAATAGTTTTTGTCAAACTCCCATAGCCAATTCTAGTAACTCTAGTATAGCCTTGTTCAACGGTAAAAACCTAGATGGCTGGTATCAGGTAATAGAAAAAAATGGCATAGAACAGCGTTTATTTAAAGCCGAAAATGGTGTAATTCATGCTTATGCAACTCAAACAGAAAATACCCTACAGCCCTTTGGTGCTATTATTACCGAAAAAGAGTATGAAAACTATACCCTAACATTGGAATACAAATGGGGCGAAAAAAAATTTAGACCTCGTGAAAATGCCGTTCGTGATGCAGGTATTATTTTTCATGAGCATGGCGAAGATGTAATATGGCCAGCAGGCATAGAGTGCCAGATTCAGGAAGGAGATACAGGTGATTTGTGGATAGTAAAATCACGAGCAAGCTCTACAATAGACCCCATGCACAAAAACTTCAACAAAGATGGATTATTGGGTACATTCGGTACACTAGAGTCGCAATATAATCGTTTACCGCGCTCTTTTTGTTGGGAAAAAGCTGGTTGGAATAAAGTGGTATTAGTGGTAAAAGGTGATTTTGCCCAGTTTTATATCAATGACCAACTAGTCAACGAAGCAATAGCGATGAAAAAGTGGGATGAAAATCAAAAAAAATGGATACCCCTCACCAAAGGAAAGATATTGTTACAAGCCGAAGGCTCAGAGGTTTTTTATAGAAATATTACGCTTCAGCCTTTGGTAAAAGAATAA
- a CDS encoding GNAT family N-acetyltransferase, translating to MLTTENLSLTALKASHATFIYELVNTSEWKKYIGDRHVETLQDAEAYVEKINANPDVEYWVVHTLADQTPIGVVSLIKRDFLAYHDIGFAFLPQHTKRGYAFEASKRVLAALIELPKHKNIVAIVLKENQKSVNLLERLGMHFYREILIDDSVKLLYGINPSE from the coding sequence ATGTTAACAACAGAAAACCTCAGTTTGACAGCATTAAAGGCTAGTCATGCTACATTTATTTATGAATTGGTCAATACAAGTGAATGGAAAAAGTATATAGGCGACCGTCATGTAGAGACACTACAAGATGCCGAAGCTTATGTTGAGAAAATCAATGCCAATCCAGATGTAGAGTATTGGGTAGTGCATACGCTCGCCGACCAAACGCCTATTGGTGTTGTATCGCTTATCAAAAGAGATTTTTTAGCATATCATGACATAGGCTTTGCCTTTCTGCCACAACATACCAAACGAGGATATGCCTTTGAAGCCTCAAAACGAGTACTCGCAGCATTGATAGAATTACCAAAACATAAAAATATCGTAGCAATTGTATTAAAAGAAAACCAAAAATCGGTGAATCTGCTCGAAAGATTAGGAATGCACTTTTATCGAGAAATCTTGATCGACGATTCTGTAAAGTTATTATACGGTATTAACCCGAGTGAGTAA
- a CDS encoding alpha/beta hydrolase: MKKFAYCIGLFLVVFYTSAQTTSHSSISKPLVLGVIDELQSKELSEKRTLNIYLPEGYNPKDTLTYPVIYVLDGSIDEDFLHIVGLVHYNSFPWINRVPKSIVVGIANVDRRRDFTTPSSIDSDKKVIPTNGGSARFIAFIEKELQPFVNAKYKTNTSKTIIGQSLAGLLATEILFTKPQLFDKYIIVSPSLWWNNGALLNQSPSILQESFSYPTAVYVGVGKEGLTPTSNHVMEVDANILADKIQQTKSKKVQVYFDYLPNENHATVTHSAVFNAFRILYPDKKQ; the protein is encoded by the coding sequence ATGAAGAAATTCGCTTACTGTATTGGTTTATTTTTAGTCGTTTTTTATACTTCAGCACAAACTACCAGTCATTCATCTATATCAAAACCCTTGGTCTTGGGTGTAATCGACGAATTACAATCCAAAGAACTTTCAGAGAAAAGAACCCTGAATATTTATCTACCCGAAGGCTATAACCCCAAAGACACCCTAACCTATCCAGTGATTTATGTACTTGATGGCTCTATCGACGAAGATTTTCTTCATATCGTTGGTTTGGTACATTACAATAGTTTTCCGTGGATAAACCGTGTTCCTAAGTCTATTGTGGTAGGTATTGCCAATGTCGACCGTCGCAGAGATTTTACTACACCTAGTAGTATAGACTCTGACAAAAAGGTAATTCCGACCAATGGAGGTTCTGCTCGTTTTATCGCTTTTATTGAAAAAGAATTACAGCCTTTTGTCAATGCCAAATACAAAACCAATACTTCAAAAACCATCATTGGGCAGTCGCTAGCAGGTTTGTTGGCTACCGAAATACTATTTACCAAGCCTCAATTATTCGACAAATATATTATTGTTAGTCCAAGTTTGTGGTGGAATAATGGGGCATTGCTCAATCAAAGCCCTAGTATATTGCAGGAAAGTTTTTCTTATCCAACCGCTGTTTATGTAGGAGTTGGCAAAGAAGGTTTAACACCTACCTCTAATCATGTAATGGAAGTAGATGCTAATATATTAGCCGATAAAATTCAGCAAACCAAAAGTAAAAAAGTACAAGTTTACTTTGATTATCTACCCAACGAAAACCACGCTACAGTAACACATTCGGCGGTTTTTAATGCTTTTAGAATATTGTATCCCGATAAAAAACAATAA
- a CDS encoding antibiotic biosynthesis monooxygenase — protein MKYVLIIHEVADYDAWKKVFDNAATIRKEAGEVSYQVLKYENKPNQIVHFSVWTSHENAKNFFESPKLVQIRENAGVKAPHFIYLDELESGIL, from the coding sequence ATGAAATATGTATTGATTATACACGAAGTTGCCGATTATGATGCTTGGAAAAAAGTATTCGATAATGCAGCCACTATCAGGAAGGAGGCAGGCGAGGTGTCGTATCAGGTACTAAAATATGAAAATAAACCTAATCAAATCGTACATTTCTCTGTTTGGACTTCCCACGAAAATGCCAAAAACTTCTTTGAATCGCCTAAACTTGTTCAAATCAGAGAGAACGCAGGAGTCAAAGCTCCTCATTTTATCTATTTAGACGAATTGGAATCAGGTATTTTATAA
- a CDS encoding DUF5829 family protein: protein MEKQSSVKSYDGCRLGCSIDTRLVIVFMILAHSILAQPKLLSDCNTIFICIDSVSYRQLFANSYIKDTLFFCREATTNTLNDSYTGKYAIGKAANLEFFKPSEQDKIGNHLNDFGIEFKTRTLGELQTLQQIAQQQKVPIDTNTTQLTEEDIVLVWYKTLKVKRTKTNFELSIIEYQKVYLKYLGFTDAEIASPMTFDYFNQKLSHGRKYPRQFNKIRAITLQINKTEMPYFKQFCVLNQMKQTRNSFYSPDLSIDYVVVDTPLPTKIKKIKVELINPQAKRNIRVSNNLSFNINQKNCEIVF from the coding sequence ATGGAAAAACAAAGTAGCGTAAAGTCTTATGATGGGTGTCGATTGGGGTGTAGTATCGACACTAGGCTAGTTATTGTATTTATGATATTGGCTCATAGTATCTTAGCACAGCCCAAACTCTTGTCAGACTGTAATACCATTTTTATTTGTATAGATTCGGTGAGTTATCGGCAATTATTTGCCAATTCGTATATAAAAGATACCCTCTTTTTTTGTAGAGAAGCCACCACCAATACCCTCAACGATAGCTATACAGGCAAATATGCTATTGGAAAAGCCGCCAATTTAGAGTTTTTTAAACCTTCCGAGCAAGATAAAATAGGAAATCACCTCAATGATTTTGGGATAGAATTTAAAACAAGAACTTTGGGCGAGCTTCAGACGTTACAGCAAATAGCCCAACAACAAAAAGTGCCTATTGATACCAATACCACTCAGCTAACTGAAGAGGACATCGTATTGGTTTGGTACAAAACCCTCAAGGTAAAAAGAACAAAGACCAATTTTGAGCTAAGTATAATAGAATATCAAAAAGTGTATTTAAAATATTTGGGCTTTACCGATGCCGAAATAGCAAGCCCAATGACATTCGACTATTTTAATCAAAAGCTATCTCATGGACGGAAATACCCCCGACAGTTCAACAAAATCAGGGCAATAACACTCCAAATCAACAAAACTGAAATGCCATATTTTAAGCAGTTTTGTGTACTCAACCAAATGAAGCAAACACGAAACTCGTTTTATAGCCCCGACTTGAGCATCGACTATGTTGTGGTGGATACTCCATTGCCCACCAAAATCAAAAAAATTAAAGTAGAATTAATAAATCCACAAGCAAAACGAAATATTCGAGTATCCAACAATTTATCGTTCAACATAAACCAAAAAAATTGTGAAATAGTGTTTTGA